A genomic window from Salvelinus alpinus chromosome 10, SLU_Salpinus.1, whole genome shotgun sequence includes:
- the LOC139531412 gene encoding uncharacterized protein: MGGQQDGGQQDEGPTGWGANRMGANRMGGQQDGGQQDGGPTGWGPTGWGANRMGGQQDGGQQDGGQQDGGQQDGGANRMGGQQDGDQQDGGPTGWGANRMRGQQDGGPTGWGANRMRESPIFPQPTPYNPHPTTHTLQPTPYNPHLQPTPYNPHPTTHTHNPHPTTHTPQPTPYNPHPTTHTLQPTPYNPHPQPTPYNPHPTTHTLQPTPYNPHSTTHNPHPTTHTHNPHPTTHTLQPTPYNPHPQPTPYNPQPTPYNPHLQPTPYNPHPTTHTLQPTPYNPHPQPTPYNTHLQPIPTTHTYNPHPTTHTLQPTPYNPHLQPTPYNPHPTTHTLQPTPTTHTLQPTPTTHTLQPTPYNPHLQPTPTTHTYNPHPTTHTYNPHPTTHTPQPTPYNPHPTTHTHNPHPTTHTYNPHLQPTPTTHTLQPTPYNPHPTTHTYNPHPTTHTYNPHLQPTPYNPHLQPTPTTHTYNPHLQPTPYNPHPTTHTYNPHLQPTPYNPHLQPTPTTHTYNPHLQPTPTTHTLQPTPYNPHPTTHTYNPHPTTHTLQPTPYNPHLQPTPYNPHPTTHTYNPHLQPTPYNPHLQPTPTTHTYNPHLQPTPTTHTYNPHLQPTPTTHTYNPHLQPTPYNPHPTTHTLQPTTHTYNPHPTTHTYNPHLQPTPTTHTYNPHLQPTPTTHTYNPHPTTHTLQPTLYNPQPTPTTHTPQPTPTTHTYNPHLQPTPTTHTYNPHLQPTPTTHTLQPTPYNPHPTTHTDTIFIQSD, encoded by the exons ATGGGGGGCCAACAAGATGGGGGCCAACAGGATGAGGGGCCAACAGGATGGGGGGCCAACAGGATGGGGGCCAACAGGATGGGGGGCCAACAGGATGGGGGCCAACAGGATGGGGGGCCAACAGGATGGGGGCCAACAGGATGGGGGGCCAACAGGATGGGGGGCCAACAGGATGGGGGCCAACAGGATGGGGGCCAACAGGATGGGGGCCAACAGGATGGGGGGGCCAACAGGATGGGGGGCCAACAGGATGGGGACCAACAGGATGGGGGACCAACAGGATGGGGGGCCAACAGGATGAGGGGCCAACAGGATGGGGGGCCAACAGGATGGGGGGCCAACAGGATGAGGG AGTCACCCATATTCCCACAACCCACACCCTACAACCCACACCCTACAACCCACACCCTACAACCCACACCCTACAACCCACACCTACAACCCACACCCTACAACCCACACCCTACAACCCACACCCACAACCCACACCCCACAACCCACACCCCACAACCCACACCCTACAACCCACACCCTACAACCCACACCCTACAACCCACACCCTACAACCCACACCCACAACCCACACCCTACAACCCACACCCCACAACCCACACCCTACAACCCACACCCTACAACCCACACTCTACAACCCACAACCCACACCCTACAACCCACACCCACAACCCACACCCTACTACCCACACCCTACAACCCACACCCTACAACCCACACCCACAACCCACACCCTACAACCCACAACCCACACCCTACAACCCACACCTACAACCCACACCCTACAACCCACACCCCACAACCCACACCCTACAACCCACACCCTACAACCCACACCCACAACCCACACCCTACAACACACACCTACAACCCATACCTACAACCCACACCTACAACCCACACCCTACAACCCACACCCTACAACCCACACCCTACAACCCACACCTACAACCCACACCCTACAACCCACACCCTACAACCCACACCCTACAACCCACACCTACAACCCACACCCTACAACCCACACCTACAACCCACACCCTACAACCCACACCCTACAACCCACACCTACAACCCACACCTACAACCCACACCTACAACCCACACCCTACAACCCACACCTACAACCCACACCCTACAACCCACACCCCACAACCCACACCCTACAACCCACACCCTACAACCCACACCCACAACCCACACCCTACAACACACACCTACAACCCACACCTACAACCCACACCTACAACCCACACCCTACAACCCACACCCTACAACCCACACCCTACAACCCACACCTACAACCCACACCCTACAACCCACACCTACAACCCACACCTACAACCCACACCCTACAACCCACACCTACAACCCACACCTACAACCCACACCTACAACCCACACCTACAACCCACACCCTACAACCCACACCCTACAACCCACACCTACAACCCACACCTACAACCCACACCCTACAACCCACACCTACAACCCACACCTACAACCCACACCTACAACCCACACCTACAACCCACACCTACAACCCACACCCTACAACCCACACCCTACAACCCACACCCTACAACCCACACCTACAACCCACACCCTACAACCCACACCCTACAACCCACACCCTACAACCCACACCTACAACCCACACCCTACAACCCACACCCTACAACCCACACCTACAACCCACACCTACAACCCACACCCTACAACCCACACCTACAACCCACACCTACAACCCACACCTACAACCCACACCTACAACCCACACCTACAACCCACACCTACAACCCACACCTACAACCCACACCTACAACCCACACCTACAACCCACACCTACAACCCACACCCTACAACCCACACCCTACAACCCACACTCTACAACCCACAACCCACACCTACAACCCACACCCCACAACCCACACCTACAACCCACACCTACAACCCACACCTACAACCCACACCTACAACCCACACCTACAACCCACACCTACAACCCACACCTACAACCCACACCCTACAACCCACACCCTACAACCCACACTCTACAACCCACAACCCACACCTACAACCCACACCCCACAACCCACACCTACAACCCACACCTACAACCCACACCTACAACCCACACCTACAACCCACACCTACAACCCACACCTACAACCCACACCTACAACCCACACCCTACAACCCACACCCTACAACCCACACCCTACAACCCACACCGACACAATATTTATTCAATCTGActga